In the Arachis ipaensis cultivar K30076 chromosome B10, Araip1.1, whole genome shotgun sequence genome, one interval contains:
- the LOC107624203 gene encoding transcription elongation factor 1 homolog — MEKRKSSAKPPLKKRMDKLDTVFSCPFYNHGSSVECRTDMKNLIGEASCRICQESFSTTVTALSEPIDIYSEWIDECEWVNNPEDDGA; from the exons ATGGAAAAGAGAAAATCATCAGCAAAGCCACCTCTAAAGAAGCGAATGGATAAGCTTGACACTGTCTTTAGCTGCCCTTTCTACAATCACGGTAGCAGTGTCGAATGCCGAAC TGATATGAAGAACTTGATAGGAGAAGCTTCTTGCAGGATTTGCCAAGAGAGCTTTAGCACTACTGTCACAG CTTTATCTGAACCAATCGACAT ATACAGTGAATGGATTGATGAATGTGAATGGGTGAACAACCCTGAAGATGATGGTGCTTAG